A part of Paroedura picta isolate Pp20150507F chromosome 7, Ppicta_v3.0, whole genome shotgun sequence genomic DNA contains:
- the LOC143841929 gene encoding uncharacterized protein F54H12.2-like, producing MAFIHDGSQECTKSELDLFQIAPTQTSIERCLYIEVPPLAALSETAPLEFFIAGNGEDYLDLNNTLLYLCCKIVKEDGTNLDRGARVSLVNYPIAGLFSQLDVTLGDRLVSQSNNCYPYRAFIEAVLNYSEDTLSTQFSSGLFYKDTHGEHESTALDGDNKGFVKRAAFTAESRKVDLLGRLHSDLFFQEKLMLNGVDVKIKLTRSKDAFCLMTDDLNRACKLQILTASLFVKKVRVAPGVRLGHAEALFTANAKYPVDRVGMKVFSIPAGSRVSNQENLFLGQLPKLLVIGLVDNDSFSGAHNKNPFNFKHYDINFVALYMDGEQIPAKPLQPDFGAGNCVREYMHLVQAAGKHMKDRSLLVNREEFASGYTLFAFDLSPDQECADHYSLIKTGNLRAEVRFARALPHTVNMVVYGVFDNVIEINHRRNVLFDYM from the coding sequence atGGCTTTTATTCATGACGGGTCACAAGAATGCACGAAATCTGAATTAGACCTTTTCCAAATAGCACCTACGCAAACTAGCATTGAGAGGTGCCTATatattgaagtcccacccctaGCAGCATTGTCAGAAACAGCGCCACTCGAGTTTTTCATCGCTGGAAATGGTGAAGATTACTTGGATTTAAATAACACCCTGCTTTACCTATGCTGCAAAATTGTCAAAGAGGATGGGACAAACCTTGACAGAGGTGCAAGGGTAAGTCTGGTGAATTACCCGATCGCCGGCCTCTTTAGCCAGTTGGATGTGACATTGGGGGACCGTCTCGTCAGCCAGAGTAACAACTGCTACCCTTACAGGGCCTTTATAGAAGCTGTCCTCAATTATAGTGAAGACACCCTATCCACTCAGTTCTCCTCAGGCCTGTTTTACAAAGACACCCATGGAGAACATGAATCAACTGCCCTGGATGGAGATAATAAGGGGTTTGTTAAAAGAGCCGCCTTCACAGCTGAAAGCAGAAAAGTAGATCTGCTCGGCCGCCTTCACAGTGACTTGTTTTTTCAAGAAAAACTTATGCTAAATGGAGTGGATGTGAAAATTAAACTGACACGCAGCAAAGATGCCTTTTGCCTCATGACGGATGATCTGAACAGGGCTTGCAAATTACAGATCTTGACTGCTTCCCTTTTTGTAAAGAAAGTACGAGTAGCTCCTGGTGTCCGTTTAGGCCACGCAGAGGCACTCTTTACAGCTAATGCAAAATACCCTGTGGACCGTGTGGGCATGAAAGTATTTAGCATCCCTGCTGGGAGTCGTGTCAGCAACCAGGAGAATCTCTTTTTGGGGCAATTGCCCAAGTTGTTAGTGATTGGCCTGGTGGATAATGATTCCTTCAGCGGGGCCcacaataaaaatccatttaaCTTTAAGCATTATGATATCAATTTTGTGGCACTCTACATGGATGGTGAACAGATACCTGCTAAGCCGTTGCAACCTGACTTTGGTGCTGGAAACTGCGTTAGGGAATACATGCATCTGGTTCAGGCAGCTGGCAAACACATGAAAGACAGATCTTTGTTAGTGAACCGTGAGGAGTTTGCAAGTGGCTACACACTGTTTGCTTTTGACCTTTCCCCAGATCAGGAATGTGCAGATCACTATTCCTTGATTAAAACTGGAAACCTGCGAGCTGAAGTGCGCTTTGCTAGAGCATTGCCTCACACTGTCAATATGGTGGTCTATGGCGTTTTCGACAATGTCATAGAGATAAATCATAGGCGAAACGTTTTATTTGACTATATGTAA